AAGAGCTGCTCTCTGTTGCAGACAGTATGGATCTGGGGATGCAAGCTGCAGGTGATACTGATGATGTCTCTTCAATTATCGAGGGGATGGAGCTGACAAGCAAGCAGCTGTTTGGGGTGTTGGAGAAGTTCAATGTTGAGATTATGGATGCACAAGGTATGCGCTTCGATCCAGAGCAGCATGAGGCGATGACCATGGTGCCAAATCCGGATATGGAGCCAAATACGGTGATGGATGTTATTCAGAAAGGGTATACACTGAATGATCGCCTATTGAGGCCGGCAAGAGTGATTGTAAGTTCTTGAATAAAATCCTTGAAAAGATCAAAACAGCCCCCATGTTATTGGACAGGTTGCTTTAACAGAGATAAATAAGGAACCTCTGAAAAAGCTTAATGAGATGGAGGTTTGGGAGAAGGGCTCTACTATAACCCTGCCCCCATAGAATAACTTGTGAGGGAGATCTGATTTGGTCACGAAGTGACTTAATCAAAGCTTCCATAACTTATTGAAAGAATTGTAATTGGAGAATATAGATGGGAAAGATTATCGGAATTGACTTGGGAACAACCAACTCCTGTGTGGCGGTACTGGAGGGTGGCAAGGCACGAGTAATTGAGAATAGTGAGGGTGCTCGTACTACACCATCAGTAATTGGATATACCAATGATGACGAGGTTCTGGTTGGACAGTCTGCAAAACGTCAGGCGGTTACCAATCCACACAATACCCTGTTTGCCATCAAGCGGCTGATCGGGCGCCGTTTTGAGGACAAGGTTGTGCAGAAGGATATTGATCTGGTCCCATATAAAATTGTCAAGGCAGACAATGGAGATGCCTGGGTTCAGGTTGGTGACAAGAAGATGGCTGCCCCCGAGGTCTCAGCTCGTGTTCTGCAGAAGATGAAAAAGACTGCCGAGGAGTATCTGGGTGAGGACGTCACCGAGGCCGTAGTAACTGTTCCCGCATATTTCAATGACTCCCAGCGTCAGGCGACCAAGGATGCAGGCAAGATTGCTGGCCTTGAGGTTAAGCGAATCATCAACGAGCCAACCGCAGCGGCACTGGCCTACGGTATGGACAAAAAGGAGGGAGATCGCACCATCGCTGTTTATGATTTGGGTGGCGGCACTTTCGATGTCTCTATTATCGAGATTGCAGAGATTGACGGGGAACATCAGTTTGAGGTGTTGGCAACCAATGGAGACACTTTCCTTGGAGGCGAGGATTTTGACAACCGCATCATGGACTACCTGGTTGATGAGTTCAAAAAGGATCAGGCTGTTGATCTATCCAAGGATCCAATGGCACTGCAGCGTCTGAAAGAGGCTGCAGAGAAGGCGAAGATCGAGCTCTCCTCCAGCTCACAGACTGATATCAATCTGCCATATGTTACCGCTGATGCATCGGGCCCCAAACATATGAATATCAAGATGACCCGCGCCAAGCTGGAGTCTCTGGTAGATGATCTGGTACAACGCTCTATCGAGCCGTGTCGTGTTGCACTCAAGGATGCAGGGCTATCTGCCTCCGATATTGGTGATGTGATACTGGTTGGTGGACAGACCCGTATGCCCAAGGTGCAGGAGCAGGTTCAGGCATTCTTTG
This sequence is a window from Candidatus Thiopontia autotrophica. Protein-coding genes within it:
- the grpE gene encoding nucleotide exchange factor GrpE, which encodes MSKKEVVDPEELIIREDTPEQDAEDVVDESVSDAAGEDSEESADQAPDLEEPESELDKAKAEVVEYRDRMARLQAEMENLRKRTARDIQNAHKFALESFAKELLSVADSMDLGMQAAGDTDDVSSIIEGMELTSKQLFGVLEKFNVEIMDAQGMRFDPEQHEAMTMVPNPDMEPNTVMDVIQKGYTLNDRLLRPARVIVSS
- the dnaK gene encoding molecular chaperone DnaK, which produces MGKIIGIDLGTTNSCVAVLEGGKARVIENSEGARTTPSVIGYTNDDEVLVGQSAKRQAVTNPHNTLFAIKRLIGRRFEDKVVQKDIDLVPYKIVKADNGDAWVQVGDKKMAAPEVSARVLQKMKKTAEEYLGEDVTEAVVTVPAYFNDSQRQATKDAGKIAGLEVKRIINEPTAAALAYGMDKKEGDRTIAVYDLGGGTFDVSIIEIAEIDGEHQFEVLATNGDTFLGGEDFDNRIMDYLVDEFKKDQAVDLSKDPMALQRLKEAAEKAKIELSSSSQTDINLPYVTADASGPKHMNIKMTRAKLESLVDDLVQRSIEPCRVALKDAGLSASDIGDVILVGGQTRMPKVQEQVQAFFGKEPRKDVNPDEAVAMGAAIQGGVLAGDVNDVLLLDVTPLSLGIETLGGVMTKLIEKNTTIPTKAQQVFSTADDNQNAVTVHVLQGEREQASANKSLGRFDLADIPPAPRGTPQIEVSLDIDANGILNVSAKDKNTGKEQSIVIKASSGLSDEEIEKMVNDAEAHADEDKKFHELVNARNQADALIHSTRKTMEEAGDQVEAGEKSAIESAISDLESVIKEDDVAVIEEKTKALTEASSKMAERMYSQSDAAGAAAGAAAGDAGSSADDDVVDAEFEEVDDKK